One window from the genome of Trabulsiella odontotermitis encodes:
- the pspB gene encoding envelope stress response membrane protein PspB — MSALFLAIPLTLFVLFVLPVWLWLHYSNRSKNGGLAQSEQQRLLQLTDEAKRMRERIQALEAILDAEHPNWREK, encoded by the coding sequence ATGAGCGCGCTTTTTCTTGCTATCCCGTTGACCCTGTTTGTGCTGTTTGTCCTGCCGGTGTGGCTGTGGCTGCATTACAGCAACCGCTCAAAAAACGGCGGCCTGGCGCAAAGTGAACAGCAACGGTTGTTGCAACTGACGGACGAAGCGAAACGCATGCGCGAGCGTATTCAGGCGCTGGAAGCGATTCTTGACGCTGAGCACCCGAACTGGAGAGAAAAATAA
- the pspC gene encoding envelope stress response membrane protein PspC, with protein sequence MAGLDLNKKLWRIPQQGMVKGVCAGIAQYLDVPVKLIRLITILAMLFGLFFFVIVAYIVLTFALDPMPDDTLYSEKQPSSGDLLNAVDEELAAGEQRLREMERYVTSDTFTLRSRFRQL encoded by the coding sequence ATGGCTGGACTGGATCTGAACAAAAAGCTGTGGCGTATTCCGCAGCAGGGCATGGTGAAGGGCGTGTGCGCCGGGATTGCGCAATACCTGGACGTCCCGGTCAAACTGATCCGCCTTATCACCATACTGGCGATGTTATTTGGTCTGTTCTTTTTTGTGATTGTCGCCTACATCGTTCTGACTTTTGCGCTCGATCCGATGCCGGACGACACGCTGTATAGTGAAAAACAGCCTTCCAGCGGCGATCTGCTGAACGCGGTGGATGAAGAACTGGCCGCGGGCGAACAGCGCCTGCGCGAAATGGAACGCTATGTAACCTCCGATACTTTCACGTTACGTAGCCGCTTCCGTCAGCTTTAA
- the pspD gene encoding phage shock protein PspD produces MNKWQQAGQKVKPGIKIAGKLVLLTALRYGPGGLAGWAVKSVARRPVKLLLAVALEPLLSRLARRLSRAVR; encoded by the coding sequence ATGAATAAATGGCAACAGGCAGGGCAGAAAGTGAAACCCGGCATCAAAATCGCCGGTAAGCTGGTACTGCTGACCGCGCTACGTTATGGCCCCGGCGGCCTTGCTGGCTGGGCGGTGAAATCGGTCGCCCGCCGTCCGGTGAAACTGCTGCTGGCGGTTGCGCTGGAGCCGTTATTGAGCCGGCTGGCTCGCCGTTTGTCACGCGCTGTCCGTTAG
- a CDS encoding YcjX family protein codes for MKRLKNELNALVNRGVDRHLRLAVTGLSRSGKTAFITAMVNQLMNIHSGARLPLLSAVREERLLGVKRVPQRDFGIPRFTYDEGIAQLYGTPPTWPTPTRGVSEIRLALRYRSNDSLMRHFKDTSTLYLEIVDYPGEWLLDLPMLAQDYLSWSRQMAGLLQGQRGEWSARWRQLCEGLDPLAPADENRLAAIAGAWTEYLHACKQQGMHFIQPGRFVLPGDMAGAPALQFFPWPDVDATSEAKLAQAGKHTNAGMLRERFNYYCDKVVKGFYRDYFLRFDRQIVLVDCLQPLNSGPQAFNDMRLALTQLMQSFHYGQRTLFRRLFSPVIDKLLFAATKADHVTVDQHANMVSLLQQLIQDAWQNAAFEGISMDCLGLAAIQATQSGLIEVNGEKIPALRGHRLSDGEPLTVYPGEVPARLPGQAFWEKQGFQFEAFRPQAMDVDKPLPHIRLDAALEFLIGDKLR; via the coding sequence ATGAAGCGACTGAAAAATGAATTAAATGCCCTGGTTAACCGTGGCGTGGATCGCCATCTGCGCCTCGCGGTGACCGGGCTGAGCCGTAGCGGGAAAACGGCGTTTATCACCGCGATGGTGAACCAGTTGATGAACATTCACAGCGGCGCACGGTTGCCGCTGCTCAGCGCCGTTCGTGAAGAGCGGTTGCTCGGCGTAAAGCGCGTGCCGCAGCGGGATTTCGGCATTCCGCGCTTTACCTATGATGAGGGTATCGCGCAGTTGTACGGCACGCCGCCGACCTGGCCGACGCCAACGCGCGGCGTCAGTGAAATCCGCCTCGCGCTGCGCTATCGCTCAAATGATTCGCTGATGCGCCACTTCAAAGACACCTCCACGCTGTACCTCGAAATTGTCGATTACCCTGGCGAATGGCTGCTTGATTTACCGATGCTGGCGCAGGACTACCTGAGCTGGTCTCGGCAGATGGCCGGGTTGTTACAAGGCCAGCGCGGCGAGTGGTCCGCACGCTGGCGACAGCTTTGTGAAGGGTTAGATCCGCTGGCGCCAGCCGATGAAAATCGCCTGGCGGCGATTGCCGGGGCGTGGACGGAATACCTGCACGCCTGTAAACAGCAGGGCATGCATTTCATTCAGCCGGGGCGGTTTGTGTTGCCCGGCGACATGGCGGGTGCGCCCGCGCTGCAGTTTTTCCCGTGGCCGGATGTGGATGCGACCAGCGAAGCAAAACTCGCTCAGGCGGGGAAACACACCAATGCCGGGATGTTGCGCGAGCGGTTTAACTACTACTGCGACAAAGTGGTGAAAGGGTTTTACCGCGACTACTTCCTGCGTTTCGACCGGCAGATTGTGCTGGTGGATTGCCTGCAACCGCTCAACAGCGGGCCGCAGGCCTTTAACGATATGCGGCTGGCGCTGACGCAACTGATGCAGAGCTTCCATTACGGCCAGCGCACGCTGTTCCGCCGCCTGTTTTCACCGGTGATCGATAAACTGCTGTTTGCGGCGACCAAAGCCGATCACGTCACCGTCGATCAACATGCCAATATGGTCTCGCTGTTGCAGCAACTGATTCAGGACGCGTGGCAAAACGCCGCTTTTGAAGGGATCAGCATGGATTGTCTGGGGCTGGCGGCAATTCAGGCCACACAGAGCGGGCTCATTGAAGTGAATGGCGAAAAAATCCCGGCGTTACGCGGTCACCGATTAAGTGACGGCGAGCCGCTGACGGTCTACCCCGGCGAAGTCCCGGCGCGCTTACCGGGACAGGCGTTCTGGGAAAAGCAGGGCTTTCAGTTTGAAGCGTTTCGTCCGCAGGCGATGGATGTCGACAAGCCGTTGCCGCATATTCGCCTCGATGCCGCGCTGGAGTTTTTGATTGGAGATAAATTGCGATGA
- a CDS encoding YcjF family protein: protein MSEPLKPRIDFAGPLDVEKEASLKTAQTFAAGDAEKFTPALAEEMQPEDGAAEAVVEAALRPKRSLWRRMVTAGLTLFGVSVVAQGVQWTMHAWQTQDWVALGGCAAGALIIGAGVGSVTTEWRRLWRLRQRAQERDEARDLMQSHGTGKGRAFCEKLAQQAGIDHAHPALQRWYAAIHETQSDREVVSLYAHLVQPVLDAQARREISRSAAESTLMIAVSPLALVDMAFIAWRNLRLINRIATLYGIELGYYSRLRLFRLVLLNIAFAGASELVREIGMDWMSQDLAARLSARAAQGIGAGLLTARLGIKAMELCRPLPWIDNDKPRLGDFRRELIGQLKETINKRPS from the coding sequence ATGAGCGAACCGTTAAAACCACGGATTGATTTCGCCGGTCCACTGGATGTGGAAAAAGAGGCATCGCTGAAAACGGCCCAGACCTTTGCGGCCGGAGACGCCGAGAAATTTACCCCGGCGCTGGCGGAAGAGATGCAGCCGGAAGACGGCGCCGCCGAAGCGGTGGTCGAAGCGGCACTGCGCCCGAAACGCAGCCTCTGGCGACGCATGGTGACCGCCGGGCTGACGCTGTTTGGCGTCAGCGTGGTGGCGCAGGGCGTGCAATGGACGATGCACGCCTGGCAGACGCAGGACTGGGTGGCGCTCGGCGGTTGTGCGGCCGGGGCGCTGATTATCGGCGCGGGCGTAGGGTCGGTCACGACGGAATGGCGTCGCCTGTGGCGGCTGCGCCAGCGCGCGCAGGAGCGTGATGAAGCCCGTGACCTGATGCAAAGCCACGGCACCGGGAAAGGGCGCGCATTTTGTGAAAAACTGGCGCAACAGGCGGGTATCGATCATGCACACCCGGCGTTGCAGCGCTGGTATGCCGCCATCCATGAAACGCAAAGCGACCGCGAAGTGGTCAGCCTGTATGCGCATCTGGTACAGCCGGTGCTGGACGCGCAGGCGCGCCGGGAGATCAGCCGCTCGGCGGCGGAATCGACGCTGATGATTGCCGTCAGCCCGCTGGCGCTGGTGGATATGGCATTCATCGCCTGGCGCAACCTGCGGCTGATTAACCGCATCGCCACGCTGTACGGCATTGAACTCGGCTACTACAGCCGCCTGCGTCTGTTCCGTCTTGTGCTGCTGAATATCGCTTTTGCCGGCGCCAGCGAACTGGTGCGTGAAATCGGCATGGACTGGATGTCACAGGATCTTGCCGCTCGCCTCTCGGCACGCGCCGCACAAGGGATTGGCGCCGGGTTGCTCACCGCGCGCCTGGGGATTAAAGCGATGGAGCTTTGCCGTCCGTTGCCGTGGATCGATAACGATAAACCCCGTCTCGGCGATTTCCGCCGCGAGCTGATTGGTCAGCTTAAAGAGACCATTAATAAACGCCCGTCGTAA
- the tyrR gene encoding transcriptional regulator TyrR, translating to MRLEVFCQDRLGLTRELLDLLVLRGIDLRGIDIDPIGRIYLNFAELEFTTFSSLMAEIRRIAGVTDVRTVPWMPSEREHLALSALLEAMPEPVLSLDTKSKVELANPASCQLFGQAPERLRNQNAGQLIPGFNFQRWLEAATVESHAEHVVVNGQNFLLEITPVYLEGENAERVLTGAVAMLRSTVRMGRQLQTMTSQDTSAFSQIVAVSPKMRHVVEQARKLAMLTAPLLISGDTGTGKDLLALACHLASPRAAKPYLALNCASIPEDAVESELFGHAPEGKKGFFEQANGGSVLLDEIGEMSPRMQAKLLRFLNDGTFRRVGEDHEVHVDVRVICATQKNLVELVQKGAFREDLYYRLNVLTLNIPPLRDRPQDIMPLTELFVARFADEQGIARPKLSADLNNVLTRYGWPGNVRQLKNAVYRALTQLEGYELRPQDILLPDYDASTVAVGEDAMEGSLDDITRRFERSVLTQLYRSFPSTRKLAKRLGVSHTAIANKLREYGLSQKKGEE from the coding sequence ATGCGTCTTGAAGTTTTTTGTCAGGATCGGCTGGGTCTGACTCGTGAATTACTCGACCTGCTGGTGCTTCGCGGTATTGATTTACGCGGTATCGACATCGACCCCATTGGCCGAATCTATCTCAATTTTGCCGAACTGGAATTTACCACGTTCAGCAGTCTGATGGCGGAAATTCGCCGCATCGCAGGCGTGACCGACGTACGTACGGTGCCGTGGATGCCCTCTGAACGCGAACACCTGGCGCTCAGTGCATTGCTTGAAGCGATGCCGGAACCGGTGTTGTCGCTGGATACCAAAAGTAAAGTCGAGCTGGCGAACCCGGCGAGTTGCCAGCTGTTCGGGCAGGCCCCGGAACGTCTGCGCAACCAGAACGCCGGGCAACTGATCCCCGGTTTCAATTTTCAGCGCTGGCTGGAAGCCGCCACAGTGGAATCTCACGCCGAACATGTGGTGGTTAACGGGCAAAACTTCCTGCTGGAAATCACCCCGGTTTATCTCGAAGGCGAAAACGCCGAGCGGGTGCTGACCGGGGCGGTGGCGATGTTGCGCTCCACGGTGCGTATGGGGCGCCAGTTGCAGACCATGACCAGCCAGGATACCAGCGCCTTCAGCCAGATCGTGGCGGTCAGCCCGAAAATGCGTCATGTGGTGGAGCAGGCCCGCAAACTGGCGATGCTTACTGCGCCGCTCCTGATTTCCGGCGACACCGGCACCGGCAAAGATCTGCTGGCGCTCGCCTGTCATCTCGCCAGTCCGCGCGCGGCAAAACCCTATCTGGCGCTGAACTGCGCCTCGATCCCCGAAGATGCCGTCGAAAGTGAGCTGTTTGGTCACGCCCCCGAAGGGAAAAAGGGCTTCTTTGAGCAGGCGAACGGCGGCTCTGTGCTGCTTGATGAAATTGGCGAGATGTCGCCGCGTATGCAGGCCAAGCTGCTGCGTTTCCTCAATGACGGCACATTCCGCCGTGTCGGGGAAGATCACGAAGTGCACGTTGATGTCAGGGTGATTTGCGCGACGCAGAAAAACCTGGTGGAGCTGGTGCAGAAAGGCGCTTTCCGGGAAGATCTCTATTATCGTCTCAATGTGCTGACGCTGAACATTCCGCCGCTGCGGGATCGTCCGCAGGATATCATGCCGTTGACCGAGCTGTTCGTGGCGCGCTTTGCTGACGAACAGGGGATCGCCCGTCCGAAGCTGTCTGCGGATCTTAATAACGTACTGACACGCTACGGCTGGCCGGGCAACGTTCGCCAGTTGAAGAATGCGGTGTATCGTGCGCTGACGCAACTGGAGGGCTATGAGCTGCGTCCGCAGGACATTCTGTTACCGGACTATGACGCCTCAACGGTTGCTGTTGGTGAAGATGCGATGGAAGGGTCGCTGGACGACATTACCCGCCGCTTCGAGCGTTCGGTACTGACGCAGTTGTATCGCAGTTTCCCCAGCACGCGAAAACTGGCGAAGCGTCTTGGCGTTTCCCATACCGCGATCGCCAACAAACTGCGCGAATATGGTCTGAGCCAGAAGAAGGGCGAAGAATAA
- the tpx gene encoding thiol peroxidase gives MSQTVHFQGNPVSVDGAIPQPGAKAQPFTLVAKDLSDVALSQFAGKRKVLNIFPSIDTGVCAASVRKFNQLAGGLENTVVLCISADLPFAQSRFCGAEGLSNVVTLSTLRAPAFLQQYGVAVAAGPLKGLAARAVIVIDENDNVIHSELVNEITTEPDYTAALDALKN, from the coding sequence ATGTCACAAACCGTGCATTTTCAGGGCAATCCAGTCTCCGTTGATGGCGCTATTCCGCAGCCAGGAGCAAAGGCACAACCTTTCACGCTGGTCGCTAAAGATCTCTCCGACGTCGCGCTGAGTCAGTTTGCGGGCAAACGCAAAGTACTGAACATTTTCCCGAGCATCGATACCGGCGTGTGTGCGGCATCCGTGCGTAAGTTTAACCAACTGGCGGGCGGGCTGGAGAACACCGTGGTTCTTTGCATCTCCGCCGACCTGCCGTTCGCCCAGTCCCGCTTCTGCGGCGCAGAAGGTCTGAGCAACGTGGTCACGCTCTCCACGCTGCGTGCGCCAGCGTTCCTGCAACAGTACGGCGTTGCCGTTGCCGCAGGCCCGCTGAAAGGCCTCGCCGCCCGTGCAGTGATCGTGATTGATGAAAACGACAACGTGATCCACAGCGAACTGGTTAACGAAATCACCACAGAGCCGGATTACACCGCCGCTCTGGACGCGCTGAAAAACTGA